One window of the Shewanella maritima genome contains the following:
- a CDS encoding OmcA/MtrC family decaheme c-type cytochrome: MMRHKKSLLALALITAFSMTACSDGEDGKNGENGENGENGENGLPAGSFTEHVATAADFKLTLNPNDIVVVGSEPFALKFSVTGKTEQGKEVPFMGLDKIAIYVTNQYENTAEGGAPYLWQNNAVANDAGYSMYCTPEGKTISWGNEVNACTLVEDTENPGTYTGTWEHDGTAPIVLADGNANNLHRVMVRSYNVTDFSGSGISDKLLSMPIDFIPATGELAVSMKDAVSNEACIKCHASLDGFAEDDSRIANVHAHHNYQEVDNCIACHNPAIAADQNDPDKGYNPNWNAMIHTIHAGHHLDLQGEAKEEFGEVGFPDELHECTACHDNGMQWQENIYAEACVSCHTNIDFETGDNHAGIIPGGDEACILCHGSGSLSPAVAHQVGQREEAQGNFVIDIQSVEVQDSTTADMSNLVVTSKVTMNGEALDATTYAEITDYMTNANRPFLLGKLNPETGAIAHGYGSDGLFRPAFTGGTLADGGMLTVSQEFATALLEGPIYATAEVQLCASQTKIVKCDSDAYQLAVANTAETKYFNLTDANADPVMTRITDPERTTVSEAKCNACHGNLTHIKGSHGVTEFSQCVVCHSENKGSVPSYHPTVTYKTDDVDADGNAIWAEVPGLTFANRDLVTVAHRFHNARWDDTPLVYRDAEGTLHGYPAPEADCHACHKEDSTLFAADGGLTSGKRAIETDAGFISPVAESCRSCHVKESALAHFKSNGAYVQDDAATTADLPIESCATCHAEGKTYGVDVVHNGSAAH, from the coding sequence ATGATGAGACATAAAAAATCACTTCTCGCGCTTGCGTTGATCACGGCATTCAGCATGACCGCATGTAGCGATGGTGAAGATGGTAAAAACGGTGAAAATGGCGAAAACGGTGAGAATGGTGAAAACGGCCTTCCAGCGGGTTCATTTACTGAACATGTTGCCACTGCTGCCGACTTTAAATTAACACTAAATCCAAACGACATTGTGGTGGTTGGCAGTGAACCATTCGCTTTGAAGTTTTCGGTCACAGGCAAAACTGAGCAAGGCAAAGAAGTGCCCTTCATGGGCCTTGATAAGATTGCTATCTATGTAACCAACCAGTATGAAAACACTGCAGAAGGTGGCGCGCCATATTTATGGCAGAACAACGCCGTGGCAAACGATGCTGGTTACTCTATGTACTGTACCCCTGAAGGCAAGACAATTTCTTGGGGCAATGAAGTTAACGCTTGTACTTTAGTTGAAGACACAGAAAACCCAGGTACCTATACAGGAACATGGGAGCATGATGGTACAGCTCCGATTGTACTGGCAGATGGCAACGCAAATAACCTGCATCGCGTAATGGTGCGTAGCTACAATGTGACTGATTTTTCAGGCAGCGGCATTTCCGACAAGCTTCTTTCAATGCCTATAGATTTTATTCCCGCCACTGGTGAACTAGCAGTATCAATGAAAGATGCAGTGTCTAACGAAGCTTGTATTAAGTGTCACGCAAGCCTTGATGGGTTCGCTGAGGACGATAGCCGTATTGCAAATGTCCATGCCCACCACAATTATCAAGAAGTAGACAACTGTATCGCCTGTCATAACCCTGCGATTGCCGCCGATCAAAACGACCCAGACAAGGGCTATAACCCTAACTGGAACGCTATGATCCATACGATTCACGCCGGTCACCATTTAGATTTACAAGGTGAAGCAAAAGAAGAGTTTGGTGAAGTCGGTTTCCCTGATGAACTTCATGAGTGTACCGCTTGTCACGACAATGGCATGCAATGGCAAGAAAACATCTATGCTGAAGCATGTGTATCGTGCCACACCAACATCGACTTTGAAACTGGCGACAACCATGCTGGTATCATCCCTGGTGGTGACGAAGCATGTATCTTATGTCACGGTTCAGGTAGCTTAAGTCCAGCAGTAGCTCACCAAGTAGGCCAGCGTGAAGAAGCACAAGGTAACTTCGTCATTGATATTCAATCAGTGGAAGTACAAGATTCAACAACGGCTGACATGAGCAACCTTGTGGTCACCTCAAAAGTCACCATGAATGGTGAAGCGCTAGATGCAACTACCTACGCAGAGATCACCGATTACATGACTAATGCTAATCGTCCATTCCTACTGGGTAAACTCAACCCTGAAACAGGTGCAATTGCACACGGCTATGGTAGTGACGGTTTATTCCGCCCTGCATTTACAGGTGGTACTCTAGCTGATGGTGGCATGCTAACAGTTAGCCAAGAGTTCGCAACAGCGCTACTTGAAGGTCCTATCTACGCGACTGCAGAAGTTCAGTTATGTGCTAGCCAAACCAAGATTGTTAAGTGTGATTCCGACGCTTACCAACTTGCAGTAGCAAACACAGCCGAAACTAAGTACTTCAACCTAACTGATGCAAATGCTGACCCGGTAATGACACGTATTACTGACCCTGAGCGCACCACGGTGAGCGAAGCTAAATGTAATGCTTGTCATGGTAACTTAACCCACATTAAAGGCTCTCACGGTGTCACTGAGTTTAGTCAATGTGTCGTTTGTCACAGTGAAAACAAAGGCAGTGTTCCAAGCTATCACCCAACAGTAACTTACAAAACTGATGACGTGGATGCTGATGGCAACGCTATTTGGGCTGAAGTGCCAGGTCTAACATTCGCCAACCGCGACCTAGTGACAGTAGCTCACCGTTTCCACAATGCTCGTTGGGACGACACACCACTTGTATACCGCGATGCAGAGGGCACACTACATGGATACCCAGCGCCTGAGGCAGACTGTCATGCTTGTCACAAAGAAGACAGCACGCTATTTGCAGCTGACGGTGGCTTAACATCTGGTAAGCGCGCAATTGAAACAGATGCAGGTTTTATCTCACCTGTCGCCGAATCATGCCGCAGCTGTCACGTGAAAGAGTCAGCTCTTGCTCACTTCAAGAGTAATGGTGCTTACGTTCAAGATGATGCAGCTACCACAGCAGACTTACCAATTGAGTCTTGTGCAACTTGTCACGCGGAAGGTAAAACTTACGGCGTAGATGTTGTGCACAACGGTAGCGCAGCGCACTAG
- the hyaA gene encoding nickel-dependent hydrogenase small subunit, with product MDTHSALYQQGKKRLEYLRQFAPRQQVSLEQKMQEAGITRREFIQWTGAVTAMLALPLPFSTLVAEAAELADRVPLIWLHMAECTGCSESLIRTDTPNLDTLIFDHISLEYHETLMAAAGWQAEENLEHALAEYQGRYLLAVEGAVPTANNGAYLTVGCKGHTGLHIVKEAAEHAAAIISVGTCAAFGGIQAAHPNPTGAKGVGAVVNKPVINLGGCPPSEKNIVGTLMYFIMFGKLPALDMFNRPKWAYGARVHDNCERRGRFDAGEFVETFGDEGAKQGYCLYKVGCKGPYTYNNCPTERFNHHTSWPVLAGHGCMGCSEPNFWDDMADFERPLGRQLLHGIDATADTIGAVILGATVVGIGAHAVTSLFAKPLEE from the coding sequence ATGGACACCCACTCAGCGCTCTACCAACAAGGTAAAAAACGCCTCGAATACCTACGCCAATTCGCGCCTAGGCAGCAAGTTTCACTAGAACAAAAAATGCAAGAAGCGGGCATCACCCGCCGTGAATTCATTCAATGGACTGGTGCCGTCACCGCTATGCTGGCACTGCCACTACCCTTTAGTACCCTAGTTGCTGAAGCGGCAGAATTAGCCGACCGCGTGCCGCTAATTTGGTTGCACATGGCCGAATGTACTGGCTGCTCAGAGTCGTTAATTCGCACCGACACCCCTAATCTCGACACCCTCATTTTTGACCATATCTCCCTTGAGTACCATGAAACGCTCATGGCTGCAGCGGGCTGGCAAGCAGAGGAAAACCTTGAGCACGCCCTTGCTGAGTATCAAGGTCGTTACTTACTTGCGGTTGAAGGCGCGGTGCCAACAGCCAACAATGGCGCTTACTTAACCGTAGGTTGTAAGGGACATACCGGACTGCACATTGTTAAAGAAGCAGCAGAGCACGCTGCGGCAATTATCTCTGTGGGCACGTGTGCAGCATTCGGTGGTATTCAAGCTGCACATCCAAACCCGACGGGTGCCAAAGGTGTTGGCGCCGTGGTCAACAAACCCGTGATTAACCTCGGCGGCTGCCCGCCAAGTGAGAAGAACATTGTCGGCACTCTGATGTACTTCATCATGTTCGGTAAATTGCCTGCACTCGATATGTTTAACCGTCCTAAATGGGCATATGGTGCACGCGTACATGACAACTGTGAACGCCGCGGCCGCTTTGATGCTGGTGAATTTGTTGAAACCTTTGGTGATGAAGGAGCCAAACAAGGCTACTGCCTCTACAAGGTTGGCTGTAAAGGCCCTTACACCTATAACAACTGCCCTACTGAGCGCTTTAACCATCACACCAGCTGGCCAGTACTGGCAGGTCACGGCTGCATGGGCTGCTCTGAGCCTAACTTCTGGGATGACATGGCAGACTTTGAACGCCCACTAGGCAGACAACTACTACATGGCATAGACGCAACAGCCGACACCATAGGTGCCGTCATTTTAGGCGCAACCGTTGTGGGTATTGGTGCTCACGCTGTCACTAGCCTTTTCGCTAAGCCATTGGAGGAATAA
- the cybH gene encoding Ni/Fe-hydrogenase, b-type cytochrome subunit, whose product MATTATHTRQLIFTPAIRIFHWLRALAILVLVLTGFYLSWPFLVAPATNDIQVQSYIRFAHVVFGFVLTAITIVRFYLFFFSRNDIERRSFKDVMSLNSWIVQLKSYIWMGHLNKAGIYGPLQFVTYVAISFVALFICITGLVLYANVYHEGLGGALWDVSAWFTAQMGGLANIRIWHHYLTWAFIVFVVIHVYMAVWSGIRFKHNSVDSIVSGYDYHKDH is encoded by the coding sequence ATGGCTACTACAGCAACCCATACTCGGCAGCTAATATTCACGCCTGCCATTAGGATATTTCACTGGCTTAGAGCACTCGCCATCTTAGTGTTAGTGCTCACCGGGTTTTACTTGTCTTGGCCATTTTTGGTGGCTCCTGCCACCAACGACATCCAGGTGCAAAGCTATATTCGCTTTGCCCATGTGGTGTTCGGCTTTGTGCTTACGGCCATCACCATTGTGCGTTTTTACTTGTTTTTCTTTTCTAGAAACGACATCGAGCGCCGCTCGTTTAAAGACGTAATGAGCCTTAATAGCTGGATAGTGCAGCTTAAGTCTTATATCTGGATGGGGCACTTAAACAAAGCCGGTATTTACGGTCCACTGCAATTTGTGACCTATGTAGCAATATCATTCGTCGCTTTGTTTATTTGCATTACAGGTCTAGTTCTATATGCCAATGTTTACCATGAAGGACTTGGCGGCGCGCTGTGGGACGTATCAGCTTGGTTCACCGCGCAAATGGGTGGTCTCGCCAACATTAGAATTTGGCACCACTACCTCACCTGGGCATTTATTGTGTTTGTGGTGATTCACGTTTACATGGCGGTTTGGTCAGGTATTCGCTTTAAGCACAACTCAGTGGACTCGATCGTCTCGGGTTATGACTATCACAAGGACCATTAA
- a CDS encoding HyaD/HybD family hydrogenase maturation endopeptidase, which yields MNNILLLGIGNVLYADEGVGVHFTNYIKDKYQFSHTEHLLDIIDGGTLAQGLIPLISRYDKLIIVDTVNCTTANPGEVYFFDFDQAPAEIDWQGSAHEVEMLQTLTMMDMVGDRPQTQVLGVVPTVIEPMTLGLTPSLHAAIPLMERTLINYLEQLGFNTKAQTQITIDEVIPDAYKRGGNHATSDSV from the coding sequence GTGAATAACATATTATTGCTAGGTATTGGTAATGTATTGTACGCCGACGAAGGTGTCGGCGTGCACTTTACTAATTACATCAAGGACAAATACCAATTTAGCCATACAGAGCACCTGCTCGATATTATCGATGGCGGCACCCTTGCGCAGGGGCTTATTCCACTTATTAGTCGTTACGACAAGCTGATTATTGTCGATACCGTTAATTGCACCACCGCCAACCCTGGCGAAGTTTACTTTTTCGATTTTGACCAAGCGCCAGCTGAAATTGACTGGCAAGGCAGCGCCCATGAGGTAGAAATGCTGCAAACCCTAACCATGATGGACATGGTAGGTGACCGCCCACAAACCCAAGTATTAGGCGTAGTACCCACCGTAATTGAACCTATGACGCTCGGGCTTACCCCATCGCTCCACGCCGCGATTCCGCTTATGGAGCGCACGCTTATCAACTACCTTGAGCAGCTTGGATTCAATACAAAAGCGCAAACTCAGATCACCATTGATGAGGTGATCCCCGATGCATATAAACGAGGTGGCAATCATGCAACATCTGATTCAGTTTGA